The region CGCCGCGGTGAACACCCCCGGCGCCGCCAGCGGCACGATCACCATCCTGAAGGCCTGCAGCGTGGTCGCCCCGTCCACCTTGGCCGCCTCCTCGAGGTCCCGCGGCAGCTCCTTGAAGAACGCCACCAGGATCCACACCGTCAGCGGCAGGGCGAAGACCGTGTCCGCGATGATCGCCGCCCAGTAGGTGTCTATCAGGCCGAGCTGGCTGAACTGGACAAAGAGCGGGGCGATGATCGCCACCGCCGGGAAGAAGCTTATCGCCAGGATGAGCGTCATGATCAGGCTCTTGAAGTGGAACCTGAGCCGGGCGATGGCGTAGGCGGCTATGGAGCCGAAGAACAGGCACACCACCGTGGTCACCCCGGAGATGATGGTGCTGTTGACCAGCGCCTTGCGGAAGTCCGCGTCGCCGAAGATGGTGGCGTAGTTCGCCGAGGTCGGGGTCTGGGGCAGGATGGTCGGCGGCGAGGCGAACAGCTCGCTCTTGGTGATGATGCTCATCTTGAACACCCAGATCAGCGGGAAGAGGCTGACCAGGACGAAGACCACCAGAAACACGTAGAAGAGAACCGTGCCGAGCGCCCCGCGGGCGCCCCTGGATGCCGTTGCGCTAGCCATCGCTCTCTAGTCCCCCGTGGAAGTCTGCATGCCGAAGCCCTTTATGAACAGCAGCGCGATCAGGAAGGACGTGACGAACACGAACACCGCCG is a window of Rubrobacter xylanophilus DSM 9941 DNA encoding:
- a CDS encoding carbohydrate ABC transporter permease, which gives rise to MASATASRGARGALGTVLFYVFLVVFVLVSLFPLIWVFKMSIITKSELFASPPTILPQTPTSANYATIFGDADFRKALVNSTIISGVTTVVCLFFGSIAAYAIARLRFHFKSLIMTLILAISFFPAVAIIAPLFVQFSQLGLIDTYWAAIIADTVFALPLTVWILVAFFKELPRDLEEAAKVDGATTLQAFRMVIVPLAAPGVFTAAILTFIFAWNEFLFANTFLFTPNTQPVTVVIPNFATVYTTDYGAQAAAAVVVTIPLVILVLIFQRRIVSGLTAGAVKG